Proteins encoded in a region of the Luteolibacter flavescens genome:
- a CDS encoding amylo-alpha-1,6-glucosidase, whose protein sequence is MELQQAPPRQTSTTRHDARREVVRHLDRLRPQVIMPARGFIRYPYCIPGGFYEQQWDWDGFFISCHLASRDPARPEYLKYWTLNVLNSVLPDGDVAACISTEGVRARLPSLRLKPFLAQGAELAGRLGGDDSWLVPHYDEIVRIVTRREASHRDAATGLYAWEDAMSSGADNNVAVTNDPEARRKMAAADVNAFQYREYEALSRLADRLGHAEDARRFATMASKLSAAMMKHLWSPDDVSFWTMDLRDGTWRRRVSYSNFVPLWAGLVPRVHAREMIRRYLWNADHLLSPHGLRSLSARDPDYNNVNMIDPHSNWQGPIWPIVNYFYFTALVRYGFADEAEELVDRLCRLYLDDIEFCGSLHENYDAETGRPLAPSADQSATGREGGFVGWNLLLQDMIEVVEGREHPLFI, encoded by the coding sequence ATGGAACTCCAGCAAGCCCCTCCCCGCCAAACATCCACCACACGCCACGACGCACGCCGGGAGGTCGTCCGTCATCTGGATCGCCTGCGCCCGCAGGTCATCATGCCCGCGCGCGGCTTCATCCGCTACCCCTACTGCATTCCCGGAGGCTTCTATGAACAGCAGTGGGACTGGGATGGATTCTTCATCTCCTGCCACCTCGCCTCGCGCGACCCGGCACGCCCCGAGTATCTGAAATACTGGACGCTGAACGTGCTGAACTCCGTGCTGCCGGATGGCGACGTGGCTGCCTGCATCTCCACGGAAGGCGTCCGCGCCCGCCTCCCCTCGCTGCGGCTGAAGCCCTTCCTCGCCCAAGGCGCGGAGCTGGCCGGCAGGCTCGGCGGCGATGACTCGTGGCTCGTACCTCATTATGATGAGATCGTCCGCATCGTCACCCGCCGCGAGGCGAGCCATCGGGATGCGGCTACCGGCCTCTATGCCTGGGAGGATGCCATGTCCTCCGGTGCCGACAACAACGTGGCGGTCACCAATGACCCGGAGGCCCGGCGAAAGATGGCCGCCGCCGACGTGAATGCCTTCCAGTATCGGGAATACGAAGCCCTTTCCCGGCTCGCCGACCGGCTGGGACATGCGGAAGACGCGCGCCGCTTCGCGACCATGGCATCCAAGCTCTCCGCAGCCATGATGAAGCACCTGTGGAGTCCGGACGATGTCAGCTTCTGGACCATGGACCTGCGCGATGGCACTTGGCGACGTCGCGTCTCCTACTCGAATTTTGTCCCACTCTGGGCCGGTCTGGTGCCCCGCGTGCATGCGAGAGAGATGATCCGGCGCTACCTCTGGAATGCCGATCACCTGCTCTCTCCCCACGGACTCCGCAGCCTCTCCGCCAGGGATCCCGACTACAACAATGTCAACATGATCGACCCGCACTCGAACTGGCAGGGACCTATCTGGCCGATCGTGAATTACTTCTATTTCACCGCGCTCGTCCGCTACGGCTTCGCCGATGAAGCGGAGGAACTCGTCGATCGCCTGTGCCGGCTCTACCTCGACGACATCGAATTCTGCGGGTCGCTGCACGAAAACTACGACGCCGAGACGGGCCGTCCGCTGGCACCCTCCGCGGATCAGTCCGCCACGGGGCGCGAAGGTGGATTCGTGGGATGGAATCTGCTTCTCCAAGACATGATCGAGGTGGTCGAGGGCCGGGAGCATCCGCTATTCATCTGA
- a CDS encoding substrate-binding domain-containing protein: MASSDPLPIRLTLTDQVTECLRQRIRDGAWDQVLPSEAELCRELGVSRGTLRRASAVLVEDGTITSGGRGGRYRIAAQKPPKRSSKIPATGKIVRILSPQPRFVLTTLTQSIFQVMSESLGRSGLHLEFEYHPGLWRLKHPDTALRKITSQPDTAGWVLYRSTREVQTWFAASGIPAVVLGGMFGGIALSHAEFNLEAVSRHAAGVFAARKHRRMVFLSVENATAGDRASAKAFIAAATAAGAWAELAIYDDTVAGLCHVLDGLLLGQPVPTAFFVAFPNHAPATVGHLTRRGFPVPTHAAVISRMDARLLSEAIPSVARYSMDGEALGRGMAQLLKRSIRAGIKTSQRHCVIMPEFIDGETAGGPPPDWYLPKAKRPAGK; encoded by the coding sequence ATGGCATCCTCCGACCCCCTGCCGATCCGTCTCACGCTCACCGACCAGGTGACCGAGTGCCTGCGCCAACGCATCCGCGACGGTGCATGGGACCAGGTCCTGCCATCCGAGGCCGAGCTTTGTCGCGAGCTCGGGGTCAGCCGCGGCACACTGCGCCGCGCCTCCGCCGTGCTGGTCGAGGACGGCACCATCACCTCCGGCGGACGTGGCGGCAGGTATCGCATCGCTGCCCAGAAGCCTCCGAAGCGCTCTTCCAAGATTCCCGCCACCGGGAAGATCGTCCGCATTCTCAGCCCGCAGCCGAGGTTCGTCCTCACAACGCTCACGCAAAGCATCTTCCAGGTGATGTCCGAGTCGCTGGGCAGGTCGGGCCTTCACCTCGAGTTCGAGTATCATCCCGGCCTCTGGCGGCTGAAGCACCCGGACACCGCGCTGAGGAAGATCACTTCGCAACCGGACACCGCGGGCTGGGTGCTGTATCGCTCGACCCGCGAGGTGCAGACCTGGTTCGCCGCATCGGGCATCCCGGCGGTCGTGCTCGGTGGCATGTTCGGCGGCATCGCGCTTTCACATGCGGAGTTCAATCTGGAAGCGGTCAGCCGCCACGCCGCCGGGGTCTTCGCCGCGCGGAAGCACCGGCGCATGGTCTTCCTTTCCGTGGAGAATGCCACCGCGGGGGATCGTGCGAGCGCGAAGGCATTCATCGCCGCCGCCACGGCTGCCGGTGCCTGGGCCGAGCTCGCGATCTATGACGACACGGTGGCCGGGCTCTGCCACGTGCTCGACGGACTGCTCCTCGGCCAACCGGTCCCCACCGCATTCTTCGTTGCCTTCCCGAATCACGCGCCCGCGACGGTGGGCCACTTGACGCGGAGAGGCTTTCCGGTACCCACGCATGCTGCCGTGATCTCGCGGATGGATGCGCGGCTGCTCTCGGAAGCGATCCCGTCCGTGGCGCGGTATAGCATGGATGGCGAGGCACTCGGCCGCGGCATGGCCCAGCTCCTGAAGCGCTCCATCCGGGCGGGGATCAAGACCTCCCAGCGCCATTGCGTGATCATGCCGGAATTCATCGATGGCGAGACCGCCGGCGGCCCGCCCCCGGACTGGTATCTCCCGAAGGCGAAGCGGCCCGCAGGCAAGTGA